A section of the Pseudomonas flavescens genome encodes:
- a CDS encoding sugar ABC transporter substrate-binding protein: MSGFRPARLCAAIALGAAALVSFSTAHAAEGETPRVALVMKSLANEFFRTMEDGAKDYQKEHPDQFELIANGIKDETDTSAQIRIVEQMIVAKVDALVIAPADSKALVPVIKKASDAGIKIVNIDNRLDPEVVKSKGLDVPFVGPDNRKGARLVGEYLAQNKLKAGDEVGIIEGVSTTTNAQQRTAGFKDAMEAAGMKIVGVQSGNWEIDRGNAVASAMLNEYPDLKALLAGNDSMALGAVSAVRAAGKKDQVQVVGYDNINAIKPMLKDGRVLATADQFAARQAVFGIEAALKLVKGEATDAKDGVIETPVELVTKP; encoded by the coding sequence ATGTCCGGTTTCCGTCCTGCCCGTCTCTGCGCCGCCATCGCTCTCGGTGCCGCCGCGCTCGTCAGCTTCTCCACTGCCCATGCCGCCGAAGGTGAGACGCCTCGGGTCGCGCTGGTCATGAAGTCCCTCGCCAACGAGTTCTTCCGCACCATGGAAGACGGCGCCAAGGACTATCAGAAAGAACACCCGGACCAGTTCGAGTTGATCGCCAACGGCATCAAGGACGAGACCGATACCTCTGCGCAGATTCGTATCGTCGAGCAGATGATCGTTGCCAAGGTCGATGCGCTGGTGATCGCGCCAGCCGACTCCAAGGCCCTGGTGCCGGTGATCAAGAAGGCCAGTGATGCTGGCATCAAGATCGTCAATATCGATAACCGACTCGACCCCGAGGTGGTGAAGAGCAAGGGCCTGGACGTGCCGTTCGTGGGCCCGGACAACCGCAAGGGTGCACGCCTGGTCGGTGAGTACCTGGCCCAGAACAAACTCAAGGCGGGTGATGAGGTCGGCATCATCGAAGGCGTTTCCACCACCACCAATGCTCAGCAACGTACCGCGGGCTTCAAGGATGCGATGGAAGCAGCCGGCATGAAGATCGTCGGCGTGCAGTCGGGCAACTGGGAGATCGACCGTGGCAACGCCGTGGCCTCCGCCATGCTCAACGAATACCCGGATCTGAAGGCGCTGCTGGCCGGCAACGACAGCATGGCGCTCGGCGCGGTATCCGCCGTGCGCGCTGCCGGCAAGAAAGATCAGGTGCAGGTGGTCGGTTACGACAACATCAACGCCATCAAACCGATGCTCAAGGATGGCCGCGTGCTCGCCACTGCCGATCAGTTCGCCGCTCGCCAGGCGGTGTTCGGCATCGAGGCGGCGCTCAAGCTGGTCAAGGGCGAAGCCACCGACGCCAAAGACGGTGTGATCGAAACCCCGGTCGAACTCGTGACCAAGCCGTGA
- a CDS encoding LacI family DNA-binding transcriptional regulator, which translates to MATIKDVAARAGISYTTVSHVVNGTRPVSDSARDKVQAAIAELGYVPSGVARSLRVRATGTLGLLVPNASNPYFAELARGIEDHAERNGYSVILCNSDDDGAKQLRYLRVLLERRIDGLIVATVTRDAAFAQALAAVKLPLMLVDRSLDGVSADRLQIDHEQGGYLATRHLLELGHRRIACIAGPVDTQVAQLRVAGYQRALVEAGLPAAEPTHCAFTSPAGHATALGLLSGETRPTAIFAGNDMIALGVLRAAAERGVRVPQELSLVGFDDIEVSRYLHPALTTVGQHIGQLGERAAERLLQRVRTPELDAEQWLLEPTLMVRESTAVAGG; encoded by the coding sequence ATGGCTACCATCAAGGACGTCGCCGCACGCGCCGGTATTTCCTACACCACGGTTTCCCACGTGGTGAACGGCACGCGCCCGGTCAGCGACAGCGCACGCGACAAGGTGCAGGCGGCGATCGCCGAGCTGGGCTATGTGCCCAGTGGCGTGGCACGATCGCTGAGAGTCCGTGCCACCGGTACCCTTGGGCTGCTGGTACCGAATGCCAGCAACCCCTATTTCGCCGAGTTGGCGCGGGGCATCGAGGATCACGCCGAGCGCAACGGCTACAGCGTGATCCTGTGCAATTCCGATGACGACGGTGCCAAGCAGTTGCGTTACCTGCGGGTGTTGCTGGAGCGCCGTATCGATGGCCTGATCGTCGCCACCGTGACCCGCGACGCGGCCTTCGCCCAGGCCCTGGCAGCGGTAAAGCTGCCGTTGATGCTGGTCGACCGGTCCCTGGACGGGGTCAGTGCGGATCGCCTGCAGATCGACCATGAGCAGGGCGGCTATCTGGCGACCCGGCATCTGCTCGAACTCGGCCATCGGCGCATCGCCTGCATCGCCGGGCCCGTGGATACCCAGGTGGCGCAGTTGCGGGTGGCGGGCTATCAACGGGCGCTGGTCGAGGCAGGCTTGCCAGCTGCCGAGCCAACCCACTGCGCCTTCACCAGCCCGGCGGGGCACGCCACGGCGCTTGGCCTGCTGAGCGGTGAGACACGGCCGACGGCAATTTTCGCCGGTAACGACATGATCGCCCTCGGCGTGCTGCGCGCTGCCGCGGAGCGTGGTGTGCGGGTGCCCCAGGAGCTGTCACTGGTGGGGTTCGACGACATCGAAGTGAGTCGCTACTTGCATCCGGCCCTGACCACCGTCGGCCAGCACATCGGCCAGCTCGGCGAGCGCGCTGCCGAGCGCTTGCTGCAGCGGGTGCGTACCCCGGAACTCGATGCCGAACAATGGCTGCTCGAACCGACCCTGATGGTGCGCGAGTCCACCGCCGTCGCTGGCGGCTGA
- a CDS encoding ABC transporter permease: MTTPSATPTKRSGTHQGLGTYLGLAGALLAMIVLFSSLSSHFLSYATFTTLANQIPDLMVLAVGMTLILIIGGIDLSVGSVLALAAAVVSVATLGFGWGIVPAALLGMACAALAGSVTGLITVAWGIPSFIVSLGVLEMARGLAYQLTDSRTAYIGDAYAWLSTPFAAGISPSFVIALLVILAAHLLLTRSVFGRYLVAIGTNEEAVRLAGINPKPYKVSVFALMGLLAGLAALFQISRLEAADPNAGSGLELQVIAAVVIGGTSLMGGRGSVISTFFGVLIISVLAAGLAQIGASEPTKRIITGAVIVVAVILDTYRSYRAKRRA, encoded by the coding sequence ATGACCACTCCATCCGCCACGCCCACCAAGCGCAGTGGTACCCATCAGGGCCTGGGCACCTACCTGGGTCTGGCTGGCGCGCTGCTGGCGATGATCGTGCTGTTTTCCTCGCTGAGCAGCCATTTTCTTTCCTACGCCACCTTCACCACCCTGGCCAACCAGATCCCCGATCTGATGGTGCTGGCGGTGGGCATGACGCTGATCCTGATCATCGGCGGCATCGACCTCTCGGTGGGTTCGGTACTGGCGCTGGCGGCGGCCGTGGTCAGCGTGGCGACGCTCGGCTTCGGCTGGGGCATCGTGCCCGCCGCGCTGCTGGGCATGGCCTGCGCGGCGCTGGCCGGCAGCGTGACCGGGCTCATCACCGTGGCCTGGGGCATTCCGTCGTTCATCGTCTCTCTCGGCGTGCTGGAAATGGCCCGCGGCCTGGCCTACCAGCTCACCGACTCGCGCACCGCTTACATCGGCGACGCCTACGCCTGGCTGTCGACGCCGTTCGCTGCAGGTATCTCGCCGTCGTTCGTCATCGCGCTGCTGGTGATCCTCGCGGCGCACCTGCTGCTGACGCGCAGCGTGTTCGGCCGCTATCTGGTGGCCATCGGCACCAACGAAGAGGCGGTGCGCCTGGCCGGCATCAACCCCAAACCCTACAAGGTCTCGGTGTTCGCGCTGATGGGCCTGCTCGCCGGGCTGGCGGCACTGTTCCAGATTTCGCGCCTGGAGGCGGCCGACCCGAATGCCGGTTCCGGCCTGGAGCTGCAAGTGATCGCAGCCGTGGTGATCGGTGGCACCAGCCTGATGGGCGGCCGTGGTTCGGTGATCAGCACCTTTTTCGGTGTGCTGATCATTTCCGTACTGGCCGCAGGGCTGGCGCAGATCGGCGCCAGCGAGCCAACCAAACGGATCATCACCGGTGCGGTGATCGTGGTGGCGGTGATCCTCGACACCTACCGCAGCTATCGCGCCAAGCGTAGGGCCTGA
- a CDS encoding sugar ABC transporter ATP-binding protein, which translates to MTTAVVAGETVLAASNIGKTYAQPVLGGVELELRAGEVLALTGENGAGKSTLSKIFCGLEQPTTGSLTFLGQPYAPASRREAERLGVRMVLQELNLLPTLTVAENLFLDNLPSRGGWISRGRLREMARQAMAQVGLEAVDPDTPVAALGVGHQQMVEIARNLIGDCRVLILDEPTAMLTAREVDLLFEQIQRLRAAGVAIVYISHRLEELAKVAQRVAVLRDGQLVAVEPIDRYSSDELVTLMVGREVGEAIDLGERHIGAPLLQVTNLSRRGKVDDVSFSVRAGEIYGISGLIGAGRTELLRLIYGADRADSGQVSLGNPPAPVRVRSPAEAVRHGIALITEDRKGEGLLLGQPIAANLALGNMPAVSRHGVMRPAAERALAQRQIDAMRIRCNGPDQAVVELSGGNQQKVVIGRWLERDCRVLLFDEPTRGIDVGAKFEIYGLLGELARQGKALVVVSSDLRELMLICDRIGVLSAGRLIETFDRDDWSQDRLLAAAFAGYRSREAMLGEVAPPLQELCQ; encoded by the coding sequence GTGACCACGGCGGTAGTGGCCGGCGAGACTGTTCTCGCCGCCAGCAATATCGGCAAGACCTACGCCCAGCCGGTGCTGGGTGGGGTCGAGCTGGAGTTGCGCGCCGGTGAAGTGCTGGCGCTGACCGGTGAGAACGGCGCCGGCAAGAGCACGCTTTCGAAGATTTTCTGTGGGTTGGAGCAGCCGACTACCGGCTCGCTGACTTTCCTGGGCCAGCCCTACGCGCCTGCCAGTCGCCGCGAGGCCGAGCGCCTTGGCGTGCGCATGGTGTTGCAGGAGCTCAATCTGCTGCCGACCCTGACCGTGGCCGAGAACCTGTTTCTCGACAATCTGCCCAGCCGTGGCGGCTGGATTTCCCGTGGTCGCCTGCGCGAGATGGCGCGTCAGGCCATGGCTCAGGTCGGCCTGGAAGCGGTGGACCCGGATACACCGGTAGCTGCGCTGGGCGTCGGCCATCAGCAGATGGTCGAGATCGCCCGCAACCTGATCGGCGATTGCCGGGTGCTGATCCTCGACGAGCCGACGGCGATGCTCACCGCCCGCGAGGTGGATCTGCTGTTCGAGCAGATCCAGCGTCTGCGCGCCGCGGGTGTGGCCATCGTGTACATCTCTCACCGCCTCGAAGAATTGGCGAAGGTGGCGCAGCGCGTCGCCGTGCTGCGCGACGGTCAGCTGGTGGCAGTGGAACCCATCGACCGTTACAGCAGCGATGAACTGGTCACCCTGATGGTCGGCCGCGAGGTCGGCGAAGCCATCGACCTGGGTGAACGACATATCGGCGCGCCGCTGTTGCAGGTGACCAATCTCAGCCGCCGCGGCAAGGTCGACGACGTTTCCTTCAGCGTGCGGGCAGGGGAGATCTACGGTATTTCCGGCTTGATCGGTGCCGGCCGCACCGAGTTGCTGCGGCTGATCTATGGTGCCGACCGCGCCGACAGCGGCCAGGTTTCGCTAGGCAACCCGCCGGCTCCGGTGCGTGTCCGCTCGCCTGCCGAAGCGGTGCGTCACGGTATCGCGCTGATCACCGAAGACCGCAAGGGAGAAGGGCTGCTGCTCGGCCAGCCGATTGCCGCCAACCTGGCGCTGGGCAACATGCCGGCCGTTTCCAGGCATGGCGTGATGCGCCCGGCTGCCGAGCGGGCGCTGGCGCAGCGGCAAATCGATGCCATGCGCATCCGTTGCAACGGGCCCGATCAGGCCGTGGTCGAGCTGTCCGGTGGCAACCAGCAGAAGGTGGTCATCGGCCGCTGGCTGGAGCGCGACTGTCGCGTGCTGCTGTTCGACGAGCCAACCCGCGGCATTGATGTCGGTGCCAAGTTCGAGATCTACGGCCTGCTCGGCGAACTGGCGCGACAGGGCAAGGCGCTCGTGGTGGTGTCCAGTGACCTGCGCGAGCTGATGCTGATCTGCGACCGTATCGGCGTGCTGTCTGCCGGCCGCCTCATCGAAACGTTCGACCGCGATGACTGGAGTCAGGATCGCCTGCTGGCTGCCGCGTTCGCCGGCTACCGCAGCCGCGAAGCCATGCTCGGCGAGGTCGCCCCCCCGTTACAGGAGCTTTGCCAATGA